Proteins co-encoded in one Zootoca vivipara chromosome 3, rZooViv1.1, whole genome shotgun sequence genomic window:
- the TENT5A gene encoding terminal nucleotidyltransferase 5A, with the protein MADEENILSSSASNGADSDCPRLAIAEPCLGCSESSRCNVLSWEQVQRLDRILSETIPIHGRGNFPTLEMQPRQIVKVVRSRLEEQRIGVRDVRLNGSAASHVLHQDSGLGYKDLDLIFCADLKGEAEFQTVKDVVLDCLLDFLPEGVNKEKITPLTLKEAYVQKMVKVCNDSDRWSLISLSNNSGKNVELKFVDSLRRQFEFSVDSFQIKLDSLLLFYECSENPMTETFHPTIIGESVYGDFQEAFDHLCNKVIATRNPEEIRGGGLLKYCNLLVRGFRAASESEIKSLQRYMCSRFFIDFSDIGEQQRKLESYLQNHFVGLEDRKYDYLMTLHSVVNESTVCLMGHERRQTLNLITMLAIRVLADQNIIPNVANVTCYYQPAPYVADANFSNYYIAQVQPMFPCQQHTYSTWLPCN; encoded by the exons ATGGCAGATGAGGAAAATATTCTCAGTAGCAGCGCTAGCAACGGCGCCGACAGCGACTGCCCTCGGCTGGCCATTGCCGAGCCGTGCCTGGGTTGTAGCGAGAGCAGCCGCTGCAACGTGCTCAGCTGGGAGCAAGTGCAGCGCCTGGACCGCATCCTGAGCGAGACCATCCCGATCCACGGCCGGGGCAACTTCCCCACGTTGGAGATGCAGCCTCGCCAGATCGTGAAGGTGGTGCGCAGCCGCCTGGAGGAGCAGCGCATCGGCGTGCGCGATGTGCGCCTCAACGGCTCGGCGGCCAGCCATGTCCTGCACCAGGACAGCGGCCTGGGCTACAAGGACTTGGACCTCATCTTCTGCGCCGACCTGAAGGGCGAAGCCGAGTTCCAGACGGTGAAAGACGTCGTCTTGGACTGCCTGTTGGATTTCTTGCCGGAAGGAGTTAACAAGGAGAAGATCACCCCGCTCACCCTCAAG GAAGCCTATGTGCAGAAAATGGTGAAAGTGTGCAATGATTCAGATCGGTGGAGTCTCATCTCCTTGTCCAACAACAGTGGGAAAAATGTGGAGCTGAAATTTGTGGACTCCTTGAGAAGGCAGTTTGAGTTCAGCGTAGATTCCTTTCAGATCAAGCTAGACTCTCTCCTCCTTTTTTACGAATGCTCAGAGAACCCGATGACTGAAACTTTTCACCCAACTATAATCGGGGAGAGTGTCTATGGGGATTTCCAAGAAGCTTTTGATCACCTTTGCAACAAGGTCATTGCTAccagaaacccagaagagatCAGGGGAGGTGGTCTCCTGAAGTACTGCAACCTCCTCGTAAGGGGCTTCAGGGCGGCCTCGGAATCCGAGATCAAGTCTCTCCAGAGATACATGTGCTCCAGGTTTTTCATTGACTTCTCGGACATTGGGGAGCAGCAGCGGAAGTTGGAGTCGTACTTGCAGAACCACTTTGTGGGCTTGGAGGACCGCAAGTATGACTATCTCATGACCCTTCACAGTGTGGTTAATGAGAGCACCGTGTGTCTGATGGGACATGAGAGGAGACAGACTCTCAACCTGATCACCATGCTGGCCATCCGTGTGCTAGCTGACCAGAATATCATCCCCAATGTGGCCAACGTCACGTGCTATTACCAGCCAGCCCCATATGTAGCAGATGCTAACTTTAGCAATTATTATATTGCCCAGGTTCAGCCAATGTTCCCGTGTCAGCAGCACACGTACTCAACTTGGTTGCCCTGTAATTAG